A window of the Rhineura floridana isolate rRhiFlo1 chromosome 13, rRhiFlo1.hap2, whole genome shotgun sequence genome harbors these coding sequences:
- the LOC133369312 gene encoding uncharacterized protein LOC133369312 isoform X2 — protein sequence MISMFSLDTEDSQTHCNRPCYLDPWIVNLLLEYDESGTGEDGQLGHVLKVLNEGRALHHDEQHPAAVLCIADGHHYIQVDVTTKAVQMSKGSLPQPGFSSIVGQFIVLQNYRVCFKEAAKVEDCQFYLVLDCFRVMPMKRQKMRMQDCNREPSVLEKIKELWQKSFALQPWSSSEPSSVSDVLREIKQDRLSTLKQNAKDCLTLSNPSKLLDSEQLAVYPDTKWQVERKHDKMHQDTFTIPAKLLVISAENEALLCKSYPQRLSRSVPESAQDDDRSTISFFSAESESLDGSLENPWDIFPGMTLSTSSGTSSTPHSFPPPQHVFLAHTAEEEEIPCSNSCTPDLLEPHAHMSHCSSGQGEPIEMVSSSLLSLHNNTSLKKSVNRESSTVALNTAHHVSKNPDTDETISCGQPLRNSHSQTSMCLLSPVYPPVRRDPSLGPLSENMEVNMEEDHLAHLQRDKVVVREAGEKFLDKDMKCVSAKRKQKVPDEEETFSDPGCTSLKALGQHSAVAFLESSKLEKVAMSKPKKSRIEELQVQQHLVSAQGKKGKEQGATVVILRRPEEQLGVQQRECVAGAPFHITYPPPTSELCSQVRSTRISRALLEWARWVFSSTQKQ from the exons ATGATCTCCATGTTCAG TTTAGACACTGAAGACAGCCAGACACATTGCAATAGGCCCTGCTACTTGGACCCTTGGATTGTAAATCTTCTGCTGGAGTACGACGAGTCTGGAACCGGAGAAGATGGCCAACTTGGTCATGTCCTGAAG GTTTTAAACGAGGGAAGGGCTCTACATCACGATGAGCAGCACCCAGCAGCTGTTCTGTGTATCGCAGATGGGCATCACTATATCCAAGTGGATGTTACGACCAAAGCTGTTCAGATGTCAAAAGG ctctcTACCCCAACCTGGTTTTTCCAGTATTGTTGGCCAATTCATCGTCCTGCAGAATTATAGGGTTTGTTTTAAAGAGGCAGCCAAAGTG GAGGATTGTCAATTTTACCTCGTGCTTGATTGTTTCCGTGTGATGCCCATGAAGAGGCAGAAAATGAGAATGCAGGACTG TAATCGAGAGCCATCAGTGCTGGAGAAGATAAAGGAATTGTGGCA GAAAAGCTTTGCCCTGCAGCCCTGGTCCAGCTCAG AGCCATCATCTGTTTCTGATGTACTGAGAGAGATAAAGCAGGATCGACTCAGCACTTTGAAACAAAATGCCAAGGACTGTCTCACTTTATCAAACCCCAGCAAGCTGTTGGATTCTGAGCAGTTGGCTGTATATCCTGACACCAAATGGCAGGTGGAACGCAAGCATGATAAG ATGCATCAGGATACCTTTACAATCCCAGCCAAGCTATTGGTGATCAGTGCAGAAAATGAAGCGTTACTTTGCAAGTCGTATCCACAAA GGCTTTCTCGATCTGTTCCTGAAAGTGCTCAAGATGATGATCGCAGTACTATATCTTTTTTCAGTG CGGAATCTGAAAGTCTGGATGGTTCCTTAGAAAACCCTTGGGACATATTTCCAGGAATGACTTTGTCCACTTCCAGTG GCACATCCAGTACACCACACAGCTTTCCCCCCCCACAGCATGTGTTCTTGGCTCATACAGCTGAGGAAGAAGAGATTCCATGCTCCAACAGCTGCACTCCAGATTTGCTGGAGCCTCATGCTCATATGTCTCACTGTAGTTCTGGCCAGGGTGAGCCAATAGAGATGGTTTCCTCATCACTGCTTTCTTTGCACAACAATACATCTCTCAAGAAATCTGTGAATCGGGAATCCAGCACTGTTGCATTGAACACTGCACATCATGTCAGCAAAAATCCAGATACTGATGAAACCATTTCCTGTGGCCAGCCACTGAGGAATTCACATTCCCAAACTAGtatgtgccttctctctcctgtctaTCCTCCAGTTAGAAGAGACCCCTCTCTTGGGCCCTTGTCTGAAAATATGGAGGTGAATATGGAGGAAGACCATCTGGCCCATTTGCAGAGGGATAAGGTGGTTGTGAGAGAAGCTGGGGAGAAATTCCTGGATAAAGACATGAAATGTGTTTCAGCTAAAAGGAAACAGAAGGTTCCAGATGAGGAGGAGACTTTTTCTGATCCTGGGTGTACCAGTTTGAAAGCTCTAGGGCAGCATTCTGCTGTGGCCTTTCTAGAATCCAGTAAGCTAGAAAAGGTAGCTATGAGTAAGCCCAAAAAAAGCCGGATCGAGGAGCtgcaagtccaacaacatctggtatcGGCCCAAGGCAAAAAAGGGAAGGAGCAGGGAGCCACAGTAGTCATCCTTAGAAGACCAGAAGAACAGCTTGGAGTGCAGCAGCGG gaGTGTGTGGCAGGAGCCCCTTTTCATATTACATATCCTCCACCAACATCTGAACTCTGCTCCCAAGTGCGCTCTACAAG GATCTCAAGAGCATTGCTAGAATGGGCACGATGGGTTTTCAGCAGCACACAGAAGCAGTAG
- the LOC133369312 gene encoding uncharacterized protein LOC133369312 isoform X3: MNRERRSPRNLQPESLDTEDSQTHCNRPCYLDPWIVNLLLEYDESGTGEDGQLGHVLKVLNEGRALHHDEQHPAAVLCIADGHHYIQVDVTTKAVQMSKGSLPQPGFSSIVGQFIVLQNYRVCFKEAAKVEDCQFYLVLDCFRVMPMKRQKMRMQDCNREPSVLEKIKELWQKSFALQPWSSSEPSSVSDVLREIKQDRLSTLKQNAKDCLTLSNPSKLLDSEQLAVYPDTKWQVERKHDKMHQDTFTIPAKLLVISAENEALLCKSYPQRLSRSVPESAQDDDRSTISFFSAESESLDGSLENPWDIFPGMTLSTSSVRRDPSLGPLSENMEVNMEEDHLAHLQRDKVVVREAGEKFLDKDMKCVSAKRKQKVPDEEETFSDPGCTSLKALGQHSAVAFLESSKLEKVAMSKPKKSRIEELQVQQHLVSAQGKKGKEQGATVVILRRPEEQLGVQQRECVAGAPFHITYPPPTSELCSQVRSTRISRALLEWARWVFSSTQKQ, translated from the exons ATGAATCGGGAGAGGAGGTCGCCGCGGAACTTGCAGCCCGAGAG TTTAGACACTGAAGACAGCCAGACACATTGCAATAGGCCCTGCTACTTGGACCCTTGGATTGTAAATCTTCTGCTGGAGTACGACGAGTCTGGAACCGGAGAAGATGGCCAACTTGGTCATGTCCTGAAG GTTTTAAACGAGGGAAGGGCTCTACATCACGATGAGCAGCACCCAGCAGCTGTTCTGTGTATCGCAGATGGGCATCACTATATCCAAGTGGATGTTACGACCAAAGCTGTTCAGATGTCAAAAGG ctctcTACCCCAACCTGGTTTTTCCAGTATTGTTGGCCAATTCATCGTCCTGCAGAATTATAGGGTTTGTTTTAAAGAGGCAGCCAAAGTG GAGGATTGTCAATTTTACCTCGTGCTTGATTGTTTCCGTGTGATGCCCATGAAGAGGCAGAAAATGAGAATGCAGGACTG TAATCGAGAGCCATCAGTGCTGGAGAAGATAAAGGAATTGTGGCA GAAAAGCTTTGCCCTGCAGCCCTGGTCCAGCTCAG AGCCATCATCTGTTTCTGATGTACTGAGAGAGATAAAGCAGGATCGACTCAGCACTTTGAAACAAAATGCCAAGGACTGTCTCACTTTATCAAACCCCAGCAAGCTGTTGGATTCTGAGCAGTTGGCTGTATATCCTGACACCAAATGGCAGGTGGAACGCAAGCATGATAAG ATGCATCAGGATACCTTTACAATCCCAGCCAAGCTATTGGTGATCAGTGCAGAAAATGAAGCGTTACTTTGCAAGTCGTATCCACAAA GGCTTTCTCGATCTGTTCCTGAAAGTGCTCAAGATGATGATCGCAGTACTATATCTTTTTTCAGTG CGGAATCTGAAAGTCTGGATGGTTCCTTAGAAAACCCTTGGGACATATTTCCAGGAATGACTTTGTCCACTTCCAGTG TTAGAAGAGACCCCTCTCTTGGGCCCTTGTCTGAAAATATGGAGGTGAATATGGAGGAAGACCATCTGGCCCATTTGCAGAGGGATAAGGTGGTTGTGAGAGAAGCTGGGGAGAAATTCCTGGATAAAGACATGAAATGTGTTTCAGCTAAAAGGAAACAGAAGGTTCCAGATGAGGAGGAGACTTTTTCTGATCCTGGGTGTACCAGTTTGAAAGCTCTAGGGCAGCATTCTGCTGTGGCCTTTCTAGAATCCAGTAAGCTAGAAAAGGTAGCTATGAGTAAGCCCAAAAAAAGCCGGATCGAGGAGCtgcaagtccaacaacatctggtatcGGCCCAAGGCAAAAAAGGGAAGGAGCAGGGAGCCACAGTAGTCATCCTTAGAAGACCAGAAGAACAGCTTGGAGTGCAGCAGCGG gaGTGTGTGGCAGGAGCCCCTTTTCATATTACATATCCTCCACCAACATCTGAACTCTGCTCCCAAGTGCGCTCTACAAG GATCTCAAGAGCATTGCTAGAATGGGCACGATGGGTTTTCAGCAGCACACAGAAGCAGTAG
- the LOC133369312 gene encoding uncharacterized protein LOC133369312 isoform X1 produces MNRERRSPRNLQPESLDTEDSQTHCNRPCYLDPWIVNLLLEYDESGTGEDGQLGHVLKVLNEGRALHHDEQHPAAVLCIADGHHYIQVDVTTKAVQMSKGSLPQPGFSSIVGQFIVLQNYRVCFKEAAKVEDCQFYLVLDCFRVMPMKRQKMRMQDCNREPSVLEKIKELWQKSFALQPWSSSEPSSVSDVLREIKQDRLSTLKQNAKDCLTLSNPSKLLDSEQLAVYPDTKWQVERKHDKMHQDTFTIPAKLLVISAENEALLCKSYPQRLSRSVPESAQDDDRSTISFFSAESESLDGSLENPWDIFPGMTLSTSSGTSSTPHSFPPPQHVFLAHTAEEEEIPCSNSCTPDLLEPHAHMSHCSSGQGEPIEMVSSSLLSLHNNTSLKKSVNRESSTVALNTAHHVSKNPDTDETISCGQPLRNSHSQTSMCLLSPVYPPVRRDPSLGPLSENMEVNMEEDHLAHLQRDKVVVREAGEKFLDKDMKCVSAKRKQKVPDEEETFSDPGCTSLKALGQHSAVAFLESSKLEKVAMSKPKKSRIEELQVQQHLVSAQGKKGKEQGATVVILRRPEEQLGVQQRECVAGAPFHITYPPPTSELCSQVRSTRISRALLEWARWVFSSTQKQ; encoded by the exons ATGAATCGGGAGAGGAGGTCGCCGCGGAACTTGCAGCCCGAGAG TTTAGACACTGAAGACAGCCAGACACATTGCAATAGGCCCTGCTACTTGGACCCTTGGATTGTAAATCTTCTGCTGGAGTACGACGAGTCTGGAACCGGAGAAGATGGCCAACTTGGTCATGTCCTGAAG GTTTTAAACGAGGGAAGGGCTCTACATCACGATGAGCAGCACCCAGCAGCTGTTCTGTGTATCGCAGATGGGCATCACTATATCCAAGTGGATGTTACGACCAAAGCTGTTCAGATGTCAAAAGG ctctcTACCCCAACCTGGTTTTTCCAGTATTGTTGGCCAATTCATCGTCCTGCAGAATTATAGGGTTTGTTTTAAAGAGGCAGCCAAAGTG GAGGATTGTCAATTTTACCTCGTGCTTGATTGTTTCCGTGTGATGCCCATGAAGAGGCAGAAAATGAGAATGCAGGACTG TAATCGAGAGCCATCAGTGCTGGAGAAGATAAAGGAATTGTGGCA GAAAAGCTTTGCCCTGCAGCCCTGGTCCAGCTCAG AGCCATCATCTGTTTCTGATGTACTGAGAGAGATAAAGCAGGATCGACTCAGCACTTTGAAACAAAATGCCAAGGACTGTCTCACTTTATCAAACCCCAGCAAGCTGTTGGATTCTGAGCAGTTGGCTGTATATCCTGACACCAAATGGCAGGTGGAACGCAAGCATGATAAG ATGCATCAGGATACCTTTACAATCCCAGCCAAGCTATTGGTGATCAGTGCAGAAAATGAAGCGTTACTTTGCAAGTCGTATCCACAAA GGCTTTCTCGATCTGTTCCTGAAAGTGCTCAAGATGATGATCGCAGTACTATATCTTTTTTCAGTG CGGAATCTGAAAGTCTGGATGGTTCCTTAGAAAACCCTTGGGACATATTTCCAGGAATGACTTTGTCCACTTCCAGTG GCACATCCAGTACACCACACAGCTTTCCCCCCCCACAGCATGTGTTCTTGGCTCATACAGCTGAGGAAGAAGAGATTCCATGCTCCAACAGCTGCACTCCAGATTTGCTGGAGCCTCATGCTCATATGTCTCACTGTAGTTCTGGCCAGGGTGAGCCAATAGAGATGGTTTCCTCATCACTGCTTTCTTTGCACAACAATACATCTCTCAAGAAATCTGTGAATCGGGAATCCAGCACTGTTGCATTGAACACTGCACATCATGTCAGCAAAAATCCAGATACTGATGAAACCATTTCCTGTGGCCAGCCACTGAGGAATTCACATTCCCAAACTAGtatgtgccttctctctcctgtctaTCCTCCAGTTAGAAGAGACCCCTCTCTTGGGCCCTTGTCTGAAAATATGGAGGTGAATATGGAGGAAGACCATCTGGCCCATTTGCAGAGGGATAAGGTGGTTGTGAGAGAAGCTGGGGAGAAATTCCTGGATAAAGACATGAAATGTGTTTCAGCTAAAAGGAAACAGAAGGTTCCAGATGAGGAGGAGACTTTTTCTGATCCTGGGTGTACCAGTTTGAAAGCTCTAGGGCAGCATTCTGCTGTGGCCTTTCTAGAATCCAGTAAGCTAGAAAAGGTAGCTATGAGTAAGCCCAAAAAAAGCCGGATCGAGGAGCtgcaagtccaacaacatctggtatcGGCCCAAGGCAAAAAAGGGAAGGAGCAGGGAGCCACAGTAGTCATCCTTAGAAGACCAGAAGAACAGCTTGGAGTGCAGCAGCGG gaGTGTGTGGCAGGAGCCCCTTTTCATATTACATATCCTCCACCAACATCTGAACTCTGCTCCCAAGTGCGCTCTACAAG GATCTCAAGAGCATTGCTAGAATGGGCACGATGGGTTTTCAGCAGCACACAGAAGCAGTAG